A genomic stretch from Nocardia wallacei includes:
- a CDS encoding nucleoside hydrolase — translation MPAIICTDVGHDPDDLLALILAAAALPLRLVVTSDEFGGGQRARLARFLLNLCGRTGVVVVAGAEIEGAQARWVCDGLVPAGFPPVSAPVTGSVIDAVRAVLGETGRAAWIGQGPMSNLAHLYADAPGLARRLTIMQMGGGFAHLYRRPDRASHNLRMDPASARTVLTAPDLDVALVTSDVTFTPETAIDADSEVYQLLAAANAPKWAKLVAAGYDRWFAGERSASMAADPLTVTAAAGMGFVEFATHHVTVAPDARMYDNPDGVALSMSVAADYAAFRAWVTTVVQHALEVGMRYDPALIGHKPGNTRPVATGHAMPIGTR, via the coding sequence ATGCCCGCCATTATCTGCACTGATGTCGGGCACGACCCGGACGATTTGCTGGCGCTCATCCTCGCTGCGGCGGCGCTGCCGCTGCGGCTGGTGGTGACCAGTGACGAATTCGGCGGCGGTCAACGCGCAAGGCTGGCGCGGTTCCTGCTGAACTTGTGCGGGCGAACCGGGGTCGTGGTGGTCGCCGGCGCGGAAATCGAGGGCGCGCAAGCGCGATGGGTGTGCGACGGTCTGGTGCCCGCCGGATTCCCGCCAGTCTCGGCGCCGGTGACCGGGTCGGTAATCGACGCCGTGCGCGCGGTGCTGGGCGAGACCGGGCGTGCGGCGTGGATCGGTCAGGGACCGATGAGCAACCTGGCCCACCTCTACGCCGACGCACCGGGGTTGGCGCGGCGGCTGACGATCATGCAGATGGGCGGCGGCTTCGCCCATCTGTACAGACGGCCCGATCGTGCCTCGCACAACCTGCGCATGGACCCCGCAAGCGCCCGGACGGTGCTGACCGCGCCCGATCTGGACGTAGCCTTGGTGACCTCCGATGTCACCTTCACCCCCGAGACCGCGATCGACGCGGACAGCGAGGTGTATCAGCTGCTCGCGGCGGCCAACGCGCCGAAGTGGGCGAAACTCGTCGCTGCGGGCTACGACCGATGGTTCGCCGGGGAACGTTCCGCGTCGATGGCGGCCGACCCGCTGACCGTGACCGCTGCGGCCGGGATGGGCTTCGTCGAGTTCGCCACCCATCACGTGACGGTGGCGCCGGACGCGCGCATGTACGACAACCCCGACGGTGTGGCCCTGTCCATGTCGGTGGCGGCGGACTATGCGGCGTTTCGGGCGTGGGTCACCACGGTGGTGCAGCATGCTCTCGAGGTCGGGATGCGATACGACCCCGCCTTGATCGGGCATAAGCCGGGGAACACCCGACCCGTGGCCACCGGGCACGCCATGCCGATCGGTACCCGGTAA